A genomic region of Pseudorca crassidens isolate mPseCra1 chromosome 10, mPseCra1.hap1, whole genome shotgun sequence contains the following coding sequences:
- the LOC137231701 gene encoding histone H2A type 1-like, whose translation MMSGRGKQGGKARAKAKTRSSRAGLQFPVGRVHRLLRKGNYAERVGAGAPVYLAAVLEYLTAEILELAGNAARDNKKTRIIPRHLQLAIRNDEELNKLLGKVTIAQGGVLPNIQAVLLPKKTESHHKAKGK comes from the coding sequence ATGATGTCTGGACGAGGCAAGCAAGGCGGGAAAGCTCGTGCCAAGGCCAAGACCCGCTCTTCACGGGCGGGGCTGCAGTTTCCTGTGGGCCGAGTGCACCGCCTGCTCCGCAAGGGCAACTACGCCGAGCGTGTCGGGGCCGGCGCGCCGGTGTACCTGGCGGCGGTGCTGGAGTACCTGACTGCGGAGATCCTGGAGCTGGCGGGCAACGCGGCCCGCGACAACAAGAAGACGCGTATTATTCCGCGTCATCTGCAGCTGGCCATCCGTAACGACGAGGAGCTTAACAAGCTGTTAGGCAAAGTCACCATCGCTCAGGGTGGCGTACTGCCCAATATCCAGGCCGTGCTGCTGCCCAAAAAGACCGAGAGCCACCACAAGGCCAAGGGCAAGTAA